In the Chlorobium limicola DSM 245 genome, one interval contains:
- the gnd gene encoding phosphogluconate dehydrogenase (NAD(+)-dependent, decarboxylating), producing MNTGFVGLGKMGFNMVEHLLEDGWDVAVYDISPEAVEALSRQGAEPADSLERLADILQHPRIVWMMVPAGKPVDDVLQALVPFLDPGDVVVDGGNSRFTDTQRRARSLTEKGVIFLDAGTSGGLEGARHGASIMVGGDPEGFAVIEPLLQDLCVPDGYGHMGPSGSGHYVKMVHNGIEYGMMQAIGEGFDLLETSGFELDHEQVASVWAHGSVIRGWLMDLAAQAFSRDGKLGYLSGEIADSGEGRWTVETALEQQVSIPVIAASLFRRYRSRSEDNFSDKVVAALRHEFGGHGFTPEP from the coding sequence GTGAACACTGGTTTTGTCGGTCTGGGTAAAATGGGTTTCAATATGGTGGAACACCTGCTGGAAGATGGCTGGGATGTTGCCGTGTACGATATCTCACCCGAAGCTGTTGAAGCGCTCAGCCGTCAGGGAGCTGAACCAGCAGATTCCCTTGAACGCCTTGCAGACATCCTGCAGCATCCCAGAATCGTCTGGATGATGGTGCCTGCAGGCAAGCCGGTGGATGATGTGCTGCAGGCTCTCGTTCCCTTTCTCGATCCGGGGGACGTTGTGGTTGACGGCGGGAACTCGCGGTTCACCGATACGCAGAGAAGAGCCCGCTCGCTCACTGAAAAAGGAGTTATTTTTCTCGATGCCGGAACGAGCGGCGGGCTCGAGGGTGCCCGGCATGGCGCGAGTATCATGGTCGGTGGCGACCCGGAAGGTTTTGCCGTTATCGAACCGCTGCTTCAGGATCTCTGCGTTCCGGACGGTTACGGTCATATGGGCCCTTCAGGATCGGGACACTACGTGAAGATGGTTCATAACGGTATCGAGTACGGTATGATGCAGGCGATCGGCGAGGGATTCGATCTACTGGAAACCAGCGGATTCGAACTCGATCATGAACAGGTCGCCTCAGTATGGGCGCATGGTTCCGTCATCAGAGGCTGGCTTATGGATCTTGCCGCTCAGGCTTTCAGCAGAGACGGCAAACTCGGCTACCTTTCCGGAGAGATAGCCGATTCCGGCGAGGGTCGCTGGACGGTTGAAACGGCGCTTGAGCAGCAGGTTTCCATTCCGGTCATCGCAGCGTCTCTTTTTCGTCGCTACCGATCGCGCAGTGAGGATAATTTTTCAGACAAGGTCGTTGCCGCTCTCCGCCATGAGTTCGGTGGGCATGGTTTTACACCTGAACCATAA
- the zwf gene encoding glucose-6-phosphate dehydrogenase — MQDEPVNFTMVLFGANSDLAARKLYPSFYQLARWGHLSGAYRIIAVGRGDLSHEAFRTQVREKILLFSPGTIDDEEHFASFCLRLFYVQVDLEKIEDYHSLQREIMHVSGEPGLCSHLLFYLSTPPALAPVIVRNLREAGLGGKNMECGGWRKIVVEKPYGTDLHSARELNTEIGSAFSEEQIFRIDHYLGKETVQNILVFRFSNGIFEPLWNRNHIARVDITIAENFGIRDRGAFYDQTGLLRDIVQNHGLQLLASVAMEPPVDLSADAVRDEKSKVLRSIRRITSRTIEQSVVIGQYDGYRSERHVAADSRTETFAAVNFFVDNWRWKGVPFLIRAGKNLAETVTEIVITFACPPQNFFGPAESCSYTANQVILRIQPEETIAIRFGAKRPGESVITDPVYMKFDYRGSFSQPGMTPYHRLLLDALDGDQMNFIRQDSVEYSWAIIDAIRDALSGRVPDSYSVGSWGPPTDLQG, encoded by the coding sequence ATGCAGGATGAACCGGTGAATTTTACCATGGTGCTTTTCGGGGCCAACAGCGATCTTGCGGCCCGCAAGCTCTATCCTTCGTTTTATCAGCTCGCCCGGTGGGGTCACCTGTCAGGCGCTTACCGGATCATAGCCGTTGGCCGGGGCGATCTGTCACATGAAGCGTTCCGCACTCAGGTAAGGGAGAAGATCCTTTTGTTTTCTCCGGGAACGATCGATGATGAGGAGCATTTCGCATCCTTCTGCCTCAGGTTGTTTTACGTACAGGTCGATCTCGAGAAGATCGAGGATTACCATAGCCTGCAGAGAGAGATCATGCATGTGTCAGGAGAGCCCGGTCTCTGCAGCCACCTGTTGTTCTATCTTTCCACACCGCCCGCTCTTGCCCCTGTCATTGTGCGCAATCTCCGTGAAGCCGGTCTCGGGGGAAAGAACATGGAGTGCGGCGGATGGAGGAAGATCGTTGTCGAGAAGCCTTACGGTACCGACCTGCATTCCGCCAGGGAGCTGAACACCGAGATCGGATCGGCATTCAGCGAAGAGCAGATATTTCGCATCGACCACTACCTTGGCAAGGAGACTGTCCAGAATATACTTGTGTTCAGGTTTTCAAACGGCATTTTCGAACCGCTCTGGAACCGCAACCACATTGCCCGTGTCGACATTACCATTGCAGAAAATTTCGGGATCCGTGACCGGGGAGCCTTCTACGATCAGACCGGATTGCTCAGGGATATAGTCCAGAACCATGGGTTGCAGTTGCTTGCTTCCGTCGCGATGGAACCCCCTGTCGATCTTTCCGCAGATGCAGTTCGCGATGAAAAGTCCAAGGTGCTGCGGTCGATCCGGCGGATAACGTCCCGAACCATCGAACAGTCTGTGGTTATCGGGCAGTATGACGGGTATCGTTCGGAACGGCACGTGGCGGCGGACTCCAGAACGGAGACTTTTGCCGCAGTGAACTTTTTCGTGGACAACTGGCGATGGAAAGGGGTGCCTTTTCTCATCAGGGCAGGCAAGAACCTTGCCGAAACCGTTACCGAGATAGTCATTACGTTTGCATGCCCGCCGCAGAACTTTTTCGGCCCGGCTGAAAGTTGCAGCTATACAGCCAATCAGGTCATTCTTCGAATACAACCGGAAGAGACCATTGCAATCAGATTCGGAGCGAAGCGTCCCGGAGAGTCGGTCATTACCGATCCGGTCTATATGAAATTCGATTACAGGGGTTCATTTTCGCAGCCGGGGATGACTCCCTACCACCGTTTGCTGCTCGATGCACTCGATGGCGATCAGATGAACTTTATCCGCCAGGACAGCGTGGAATATTCCTGGGCCATTATCGATGCCATCAGGGACGCTCTTTCGGGCAGAGTGCCCGACAGCTATTCAGTCGGTTCATGGGGACCGCCGACAGATCTTCAGGGATGA